CGGAGTGCGATCGGCACCACCGCATCTGGCACTGTGATCATTGCGGCTATCCATAGTCGGGTCGGTGGACGAGGTCCTTCTTTAGCCGAAACAGCTCAGTTGATGCAGCAGATGGGAGCGATCGATGCCCTCAATCTCGACGGTGGCAGCTCTACTGGACTTTATCTAGGAGGTCAACTTCTGGATCGGTCTCCTTCTACAGCCGCCCGTGTTCACAATGCCTTAGGACTTTTTCTTGCGCCCGCACCCTAGTGGTCTTCGCATCAGTGTTGATGGATAGCAATATTCAAAAGCTTTAAACAATTAAAGCTTATTTAAAGTCAACGCTTTATATTGTGAAGACTTGTTATAAATTAACCCCAAAGAGCCGCTTATAGATGACCAGAACCAGAAGGCATTTGCTATGTTGGATTGTGATTGGGTCGCTCTGTTTTTACTAATCTGGCAATAGTGCAATAGTAGTACCCGACAAACAAGTTTTCCCCCGACTTTATAGCCGTTCTCAGGAGAAAAAAGTATGGTTCAGTCTCAAGACGTTTCTCAAGTCCCGGCACTTCCCTTACCCACCTCAATAACGGCTGAACGTGTTGCCGCGACAGAGCTGCGACCTTGGGGTTCATTCACGGTTCTGGAAGAAGGACGAGGCTACAAAATTAAGCGAATTGAAGTCAAGCCCGGTCATCGACTCAGTTTGCAAATGCATTACCATCGGAGTGAACACTGGATTGTCGTTAGCGGTACCGCTAAGGTCATCTGTGGAGATGACGAATTGGTTATTCACCAAAATCAGTCTACCTATGTCCCCCAAGGTAATATGCACCGACTTGAGAATCCAGGGGTTATTCCCTTAGTCTTAATCGAGGTTCAAAATGGAGAATATCTCGGAGAAGACGATATTACGCGATTTGAAGATGACTACGCCCGTAGTAAGGCTCAACAGCAATAGTTAGTGTGCCAGAGTGGACAACCAATAAGTAGGCTAGAACTTGTGGATGTTTGCTGATGTTCACTGACGGCTTAGGGCAGGTTTGTCAACCGACAACTGAATGTAAAATTCAGCTCAACTGAGAATTGATGACTCTTAGATAGGTAGTGTTAAAGAGAGGGGGCTTAATGTCCCCTCTTTTTACGTGATAATATGTCAACCTTACGGCAATAGGACTTACACGGTGTAACGATAGCTCAAGAGTTTGAGAGGCTTCACGCTCACTGTGAATAAGTCCAGGGCTATAGGCTTATCTGCGATGTAGGTGTTACCTGATGATTAATCTGAGTGAAGCGGCTATTGGTGAAATAAAACGTTTACAGTTGAGGCGTCACAAACCAGAAGCACGATTACGCCTGGGTGTTCAAAAAGGAGGGTGTACTGATCTGTACTACACGATTGACTTTGAGGAAGCACCCAAGTCTGGCGATCGCGTCTATGAGTGTGGCGATATTTCTATAGTGGTCGATGAAGTAAGCTTTAACTACATCAGTGAGCTAACACTGGATTACTCAGAAGATCTGATGGGAGGTGGGTTTCGCTTTCATAATCCGAACGCTGTAGAAAGCTGTGGTTGTGGCAACTCCTTTCGAGTCGCGTCAGACGTGTCCACACAACCCTAACCTTCCCAATTTAGGGTTGTCTCCCACATTGAGGAAAAGCAAAGGAAGACTTGCTTCCCAAATTTTGCGGCTTTCGTTGACATTACACTCGAAAGTTAGATATAGTTAGAATTTGTCAATACTTAAACAGTTAAACCGTTTAAGGGAGCTGTACACGCCTTAACTCATGCCCACTATCCAACAGCTCATTCGGAGCGAACGCGCCAAAGCTAAGAAGAAAACTAAGTCGCCTGCACTCAAACAATGCCCGCAGCGTCGTGGTGTTTGCACCAGAGTCTATACGACAACACCGAAGAAACCCAACTCAGCCTTGCGGAAAGTGGCAAGAGTCCGTCTGACTTCGGGTTTTGAAGTGACTGCTTATATTCCAGGGATCGGTCACAACCTACAAGAACACTCGGTTGTGATGATTCGGGGCGGTCGTGTTAAAGATTTGCCTGGAGTGAGATACCACATTATTCGAGGAACCTTAGATACCGCAGGCGTTAAAGATCGGCGTCAAGGACGTTCTAAGTACGGAACTAAACGTCCTAAGGCTAAGTAAGATAAAAGTCTATCTTTCCTGAATAACTCGTGAAAATAGTTTGAACGTTCTCCAACCTCATTAGAGGTTTCAGCTATCCTGAATAAGGAGAGCTTTTTTTCCTGCCGTAGGAGTACTTGATAGAAGTAAAACCTTGGCAAGATGGGGAAAATTCAGCAGGTCAAAGATATTGACGACTTCAAGCTGAAAAAACCCGAAACTTGAGAATTTTGGAGTACCTTGCACCTTCAAGGTATGATTCTGTCCCTGTGTAACTCTTCAACTATCGCTATTATTTCTTAAGGGCTTACTATGTCTCGTCGCACAGTTATCAAAAAGCGTCCTATCCCTCCTGACCCGGTCTACAATAATCGCTTGATCAGTATGATGGTGCGGCGGATCATGCGTCATGGCAAGAAATCTATTGCCAATCGAATTATTTATGACGCCATGAAAATCATTGAGGAACGGACGGGTAACGATCCTCTGGATACATTTGAAAGCGCCGTGAAAAATGTAACACCGTTGGTTGAGGTGAAAGCTCGCCGGGTAGGCGGAGCAACTTATCAAGTGCCGATGGAAGTTCGCTCTGAACGGGGAACAACTTTGGCGTTACGTTGGTTGATCCGATTTTCCAGGGAAAGAGGGGGTCGTTCCATGGCTAGTAAGTTAGCCAATGAATTGATGGATGCCGCTAACGGAACCGGAAATGCGATTCGCAAGCGTGAAGAAACACATAGGATGGCAGAGGCCAATAAAGCTTTCGCCCACTATCGGTACTAATTACTGAACTCTGGCAACAGGCTTGTGATGCCTGTTCGACAGCGTGGGGGGCGGGTTTGTCGGCGACTCAAGTCCGCAAATCACTAAAAATTTAATCAAAGTATAGAATTGTAAAGAGATAGCAACGTGTTAAAGACTGGCGGCAGAGAGGAAGGAGGTAGCTGTGGCACGTACCATCCCGCTTGAGAGAGTACGCAATATCGGGATTGCAGCCCACATTGATGCGGGCAAAACA
This portion of the Microcoleus sp. AS-A8 genome encodes:
- a CDS encoding phosphomannose isomerase type II C-terminal cupin domain; the protein is MVQSQDVSQVPALPLPTSITAERVAATELRPWGSFTVLEEGRGYKIKRIEVKPGHRLSLQMHYHRSEHWIVVSGTAKVICGDDELVIHQNQSTYVPQGNMHRLENPGVIPLVLIEVQNGEYLGEDDITRFEDDYARSKAQQQ
- a CDS encoding iron-sulfur cluster assembly accessory protein; the encoded protein is MINLSEAAIGEIKRLQLRRHKPEARLRLGVQKGGCTDLYYTIDFEEAPKSGDRVYECGDISIVVDEVSFNYISELTLDYSEDLMGGGFRFHNPNAVESCGCGNSFRVASDVSTQP
- the rpsL gene encoding 30S ribosomal protein S12 → MPTIQQLIRSERAKAKKKTKSPALKQCPQRRGVCTRVYTTTPKKPNSALRKVARVRLTSGFEVTAYIPGIGHNLQEHSVVMIRGGRVKDLPGVRYHIIRGTLDTAGVKDRRQGRSKYGTKRPKAK
- the rpsG gene encoding 30S ribosomal protein S7, which gives rise to MSRRTVIKKRPIPPDPVYNNRLISMMVRRIMRHGKKSIANRIIYDAMKIIEERTGNDPLDTFESAVKNVTPLVEVKARRVGGATYQVPMEVRSERGTTLALRWLIRFSRERGGRSMASKLANELMDAANGTGNAIRKREETHRMAEANKAFAHYRY